A window from Pyrococcus yayanosii CH1 encodes these proteins:
- a CDS encoding ABC transporter ATP-binding protein, producing MPMVEVLNLEKDYGKVKALKGISFEVHEGEIFGLIGPNGAGKSTTLRILATLLRPTAGKVTIAGYDVVEEAEEVRKLISYLPEEAGAYKNLTGLEYLQFMARLYAKDKRRAKEMLELGIRLSGLGDRLGDKVSTYSKGMTRKLLLARALMVKPKLAILDEPTSGLDIMNAYEVRKTIKAFAREGVTFLISSHNMLEVEFLCDRVAMISNGQIIEVGTPRELKERYNAQNLEEVFMKAVEGRA from the coding sequence ATGCCCATGGTTGAGGTTCTGAACCTCGAGAAAGACTACGGAAAGGTCAAGGCTCTTAAGGGGATAAGCTTCGAAGTCCATGAGGGAGAGATATTTGGGCTCATAGGACCTAATGGGGCTGGGAAGAGTACGACGCTCAGGATACTGGCCACACTGCTCAGACCAACGGCCGGGAAGGTAACAATAGCAGGTTATGACGTTGTGGAGGAAGCTGAGGAGGTCAGGAAGCTTATAAGCTATCTGCCCGAGGAAGCGGGTGCGTATAAGAACCTCACAGGCCTCGAATATCTCCAGTTCATGGCGAGGCTCTACGCTAAGGACAAAAGGAGAGCCAAGGAGATGCTGGAACTTGGGATTAGGCTTAGCGGCCTCGGAGACAGGCTTGGGGACAAAGTCTCCACGTATTCCAAGGGGATGACGAGGAAGCTTCTGCTCGCGAGGGCCCTTATGGTAAAACCAAAGTTGGCGATCCTCGATGAGCCCACGAGCGGCCTCGATATAATGAATGCATACGAGGTCAGGAAGACCATAAAGGCCTTCGCCCGCGAGGGTGTAACCTTCCTTATCTCGAGCCATAACATGCTGGAGGTCGAGTTCCTCTGCGACAGGGTTGCCATGATAAGCAACGGCCAGATAATCGAGGTGGGCACTCCAAGGGAGCTGAAGGAGCGCTACAATGCCCAGAACCTTGAGGAGGTTTTCATGAAGGCCGTGGAGGGAAGGGCATGA
- a CDS encoding DUF2178 domain-containing protein, whose amino-acid sequence MNEAIVNFIIWAFLAIITTLILLQLSKSDEKKKTLIPAMLVILTMGYLMGYAVSNGNLPLAFSVFLVGGIMLNLYYASMKRRGYVLEDERTLRIEEISARRTLQVFMIGLAFAVIYLSVAQQKNPALRDAFILAEALLVAVMLLHMAFRAYYSRVM is encoded by the coding sequence ATGAATGAGGCAATAGTTAATTTCATCATATGGGCTTTCTTGGCTATAATAACAACGTTAATCCTGCTCCAACTTTCAAAAAGTGATGAGAAAAAGAAAACACTCATCCCTGCAATGCTTGTGATATTGACAATGGGCTATTTGATGGGCTACGCCGTCAGCAACGGTAACTTACCCCTTGCATTTTCCGTCTTTTTGGTTGGAGGTATCATGCTCAATCTCTACTATGCTTCAATGAAGAGAAGAGGCTATGTGCTTGAAGACGAAAGAACTCTGAGAATCGAAGAGATTTCAGCAAGAAGAACCCTTCAAGTGTTTATGATTGGATTGGCATTTGCTGTGATATACCTCTCGGTAGCCCAGCAGAAAAATCCGGCGCTCAGAGATGCATTTATTCTGGCAGAGGCTTTGCTCGTAGCTGTGATGCTCCTTCACATGGCGTTTAGAGCTTATTATAGCAGGGTGATGTAA
- a CDS encoding helix-turn-helix transcriptional regulator has translation MKNRLRELREARGLTQEELAKALGVTRQTIIAIEKGKYDPSLRLAFKIARFFGVKIEDVFIYEGDEDE, from the coding sequence TTGAAAAACCGCCTAAGGGAGCTTAGAGAAGCAAGAGGATTGACTCAGGAAGAACTCGCTAAAGCCCTTGGCGTGACGAGGCAGACGATAATAGCGATTGAAAAGGGTAAATACGACCCATCGCTGAGACTGGCCTTCAAGATTGCAAGGTTCTTTGGGGTTAAAATCGAGGATGTATTCATTTACGAGGGTGATGAAGATGAGTAA
- a CDS encoding KH domain-containing protein translates to MKAPICEVCLKTDGILCPADEKKLQDGVITELDVKISRMLYKLLGDADVEFRKAVEAGDLVVLIVGEGDVPVVIGKGGKNIKLLMRELGKRVRVIEGREIKGTDDVKKLATDLLYPAGVFGVNIVYKPGGGQYYKVLVLGRDKNKLPEKAEVLENILTQITGMETKIAFL, encoded by the coding sequence ATGAAGGCACCAATTTGCGAGGTCTGTCTTAAAACGGACGGGATTCTTTGTCCTGCTGACGAGAAGAAGCTCCAGGATGGTGTCATAACTGAACTGGACGTTAAAATCTCGCGCATGCTTTATAAGCTCCTCGGGGATGCTGACGTTGAGTTCAGGAAAGCCGTTGAAGCCGGTGACCTCGTGGTGCTCATAGTGGGCGAAGGCGATGTCCCCGTCGTCATAGGCAAAGGTGGAAAGAACATAAAGCTTCTCATGAGGGAACTTGGCAAGAGGGTCCGCGTTATCGAGGGCAGAGAAATTAAGGGCACCGACGACGTCAAAAAGCTTGCCACCGACCTGCTCTATCCAGCCGGCGTCTTTGGAGTGAATATAGTCTACAAGCCCGGAGGCGGCCAGTACTACAAGGTCCTCGTGCTCGGAAGGGACAAGAACAAGCTCCCTGAGAAGGCAGAGGTCCTGGAGAACATACTCACGCAGATAACCGGCATGGAGACCAAGATAGCTTTTCTTTGA
- a CDS encoding threonine--tRNA ligase — protein MRVLLIHSDYIEYEVKDKALKEPEPIPEEMKKGRMEEVLVAFISVEKVDEKNPEEVVARAVKEIVEVAEQVKTKNVFVYPFAHLSSELAKPSVALEVLKKVEEGLRNAGYNVGRAPFGYYKAFKLSCKGHPLAELSRTIVPEGIVEEEVPEALKKEETELVSYWYILTPEGELIEVDKFDFTGHENLRKFVNYEIAKNRIAEREPPHVRLMLEQELVDYEPGSDPGNLRYYPKGRLIKSLLEQYVTEKVIEYGAMEVETPIMYDFEHPALEKYLNRFPARQYIVLSGDKKYFLRFAACFGQFLIKKDAIISYRNLPLRMYELTRYSFRREKRGELSGLRRLRAFTMPDMHTLAKDIEQAKEEFKKQFKLSMEVLEGVGLTPEDYEVAIRFTEDFWKENRNFIVELVKIIGKPVLVEMWKQRFFYFILKFEFNFVDNLDKAAALSTVQIDVENAERFGITYYGENGEEKHPLILHCSPSGAIERVMYAILEKQARLMAQGKKPMFPLWLSPIQVRVIPVSGEYLDYALYIAGKLEGAKIRVDVDDEDDRLNKKIRKAEKEWIPYIVVVGQREKENGTITVRRRSDGKQYETRIEELIREIKSQTEGFPYKPRPLPLLLSMRPKFRG, from the coding sequence ATGAGGGTTCTCCTCATCCACAGCGACTACATAGAGTACGAGGTAAAGGACAAGGCCCTAAAGGAGCCCGAGCCGATACCCGAAGAAATGAAAAAGGGTCGGATGGAAGAGGTTCTCGTAGCCTTCATAAGCGTTGAGAAGGTGGACGAGAAGAATCCTGAAGAAGTTGTTGCTAGGGCCGTTAAGGAGATAGTCGAAGTTGCGGAGCAGGTCAAAACCAAGAACGTCTTCGTTTACCCATTTGCCCACCTCAGTAGCGAGCTGGCGAAACCTTCGGTGGCCCTAGAGGTTCTTAAAAAGGTTGAGGAAGGTCTCAGGAACGCGGGCTACAACGTGGGCAGGGCTCCCTTTGGCTATTACAAGGCCTTCAAGCTCTCCTGTAAGGGTCACCCCCTCGCCGAGCTCAGCAGGACGATAGTGCCAGAGGGGATTGTAGAAGAAGAGGTTCCTGAGGCTTTGAAGAAGGAGGAGACGGAGCTCGTCAGCTACTGGTACATCCTCACGCCAGAAGGGGAGCTCATAGAGGTGGACAAGTTCGACTTCACCGGCCACGAGAACCTTAGGAAGTTCGTGAACTACGAGATAGCCAAGAACAGGATTGCGGAAAGGGAGCCGCCGCACGTAAGGCTGATGCTTGAGCAGGAGCTTGTGGACTATGAACCCGGAAGCGACCCCGGAAACCTCCGTTACTACCCAAAGGGAAGGCTCATTAAGTCCCTGCTGGAGCAGTACGTCACGGAGAAGGTAATAGAGTACGGGGCTATGGAAGTCGAGACCCCGATTATGTACGACTTTGAGCATCCAGCCTTAGAGAAATACCTCAACCGCTTCCCGGCAAGGCAGTATATAGTTCTCAGTGGCGACAAGAAGTATTTCCTCCGCTTCGCGGCCTGCTTCGGTCAGTTCCTTATAAAGAAGGATGCAATCATAAGCTATCGGAACCTACCACTCAGGATGTACGAGCTCACCCGCTACTCCTTTAGGAGAGAGAAGAGGGGAGAGCTTTCAGGTCTTAGAAGGCTCAGGGCTTTTACGATGCCCGATATGCACACCTTAGCTAAAGACATAGAGCAAGCGAAGGAGGAGTTCAAGAAGCAGTTCAAGCTCAGCATGGAGGTCCTTGAAGGCGTTGGGCTTACACCGGAGGACTATGAAGTGGCCATACGCTTCACAGAGGACTTCTGGAAGGAGAACAGGAACTTCATAGTAGAGCTCGTCAAGATAATCGGCAAGCCTGTCCTCGTCGAGATGTGGAAGCAGAGGTTCTTCTACTTCATCCTCAAGTTCGAGTTCAACTTCGTCGACAACCTCGACAAGGCCGCCGCCCTTTCCACGGTCCAGATTGACGTTGAGAACGCCGAGAGGTTCGGCATAACCTATTATGGCGAGAATGGTGAGGAGAAGCACCCGCTAATCCTCCACTGCTCGCCGAGCGGTGCAATCGAGCGCGTGATGTATGCTATATTGGAGAAGCAGGCTCGCCTTATGGCTCAGGGTAAGAAGCCTATGTTCCCGCTCTGGCTCAGTCCGATACAGGTCCGCGTCATCCCCGTCAGCGGGGAGTACCTTGACTACGCCCTTTACATTGCCGGGAAGCTCGAGGGTGCCAAGATAAGGGTGGACGTTGACGACGAGGACGACAGGCTCAACAAGAAGATAAGAAAGGCCGAGAAGGAGTGGATACCCTACATAGTTGTTGTGGGTCAAAGGGAGAAGGAGAACGGCACGATAACGGTCAGGAGGAGAAGCGACGGCAAGCAGTACGAGACCCGGATAGAAGAGCTGATAAGGGAGATAAAGAGCCAGACAGAGGGATTCCCATACAAGCCAAGGCCCTTACCCCTTCTCCTCAGCATGCGCCCTAAGTTCAGGGGCTGA
- the aspS gene encoding aspartate--tRNA(Asn) ligase, with protein MLRTHYSNEITEELNGQRVKVAGWVHEIKDLGGIKFLWIRDREGIVQVTAPKKKVSEEVFKLIPRLGSEDVVAVKGIVNFTPKAKLGFEILPEEIIVLNKAEKPLPLDPTGKVKAELDTRLDNRFMDVRRPEVMAIFKIRSSVFKAVRDFFQKEGFIEIHTPKIIATATEGGTELFPMKYFERDAFLAQSPQLYKQMMMATGLDRVYEIAPIFRAEEHNTTRHLNEAWSIDAEVAFIESEEDVMELLEGLVAYTIDYVRENNERELKTLGFELEAPKRPFPRLTYDRALEILMDLGKEIPWGEDIDTEGEKLLGKYMIETEEAPLYFICRYPTEAKPFYIMKYEDRPEICKAFDLEYRGVEIASGGQREHRADKLVEQIKEKELNPESFEFYLRAFRYGMPPHGGFGLGAERLIMRMLNIGNIREVILFPRDRRRLVP; from the coding sequence ATGTTGAGGACCCACTATTCAAACGAGATTACTGAAGAGCTCAACGGTCAGAGGGTTAAGGTCGCCGGCTGGGTTCACGAGATCAAGGACCTTGGTGGGATAAAGTTCCTCTGGATACGGGACAGGGAGGGCATAGTCCAAGTCACGGCCCCGAAGAAGAAGGTGAGCGAAGAAGTCTTCAAGCTCATCCCGAGGCTCGGGAGCGAGGATGTTGTGGCTGTCAAAGGCATCGTCAACTTCACGCCGAAGGCAAAGCTGGGCTTTGAGATACTCCCCGAGGAGATAATAGTTTTGAACAAGGCTGAGAAGCCCCTTCCACTTGACCCCACGGGCAAAGTCAAGGCCGAGCTCGACACGAGGCTAGACAACCGCTTCATGGACGTGAGAAGGCCCGAGGTCATGGCGATATTCAAGATACGCTCCAGTGTATTCAAAGCTGTGAGGGACTTCTTCCAGAAGGAGGGCTTCATTGAGATACACACGCCCAAGATAATCGCCACGGCCACGGAGGGAGGAACGGAGCTGTTCCCCATGAAGTACTTCGAGAGGGACGCCTTTCTGGCTCAATCTCCCCAGCTCTACAAGCAGATGATGATGGCAACCGGCCTCGACCGCGTTTACGAGATAGCGCCCATATTCAGGGCCGAGGAGCACAACACAACGAGGCACCTGAACGAGGCCTGGAGCATAGATGCAGAGGTTGCCTTCATCGAGAGTGAGGAGGATGTTATGGAGCTCCTCGAGGGGCTTGTGGCCTATACAATCGACTACGTGAGGGAGAACAACGAGAGGGAGCTGAAGACCCTTGGCTTCGAGCTTGAGGCTCCGAAGAGACCCTTCCCGCGTCTCACCTATGACAGGGCCCTTGAAATACTGATGGACCTCGGCAAGGAGATACCGTGGGGAGAGGACATAGACACCGAGGGCGAGAAGCTCCTAGGGAAGTACATGATTGAGACAGAAGAAGCTCCGCTCTACTTTATATGCAGATATCCGACCGAGGCCAAGCCCTTCTATATAATGAAGTACGAGGACAGGCCCGAGATCTGTAAGGCCTTTGATCTTGAGTACAGAGGAGTTGAGATAGCATCGGGAGGACAGAGAGAACACAGGGCTGACAAACTCGTCGAGCAGATAAAGGAGAAGGAGCTCAACCCGGAGAGCTTTGAGTTCTACCTCAGGGCCTTCCGCTACGGTATGCCACCCCATGGAGGCTTCGGGCTCGGTGCCGAGAGGCTCATAATGAGGATGCTGAATATAGGGAATATAAGGGAGGTAATCCTCTTCCCGAGGGACAGGAGGAGGCTCGTGCCATAG
- a CDS encoding ABC transporter permease: MSDFWVIFMKELKHMLRDRGLIFGIIIVPLILYPALGQVVQLGMEQAQEETKVVIANFDEGPYGALLIKALIAAPNVTVVQINASSVDEALQEAINGDQNVLVIIPANFSESIEANEKAVVEVYGIFGGMSLGMRESVSEGRINAVVNVLGEELSKLKLKNFGNPEAVLHPIEVRGYSVLRGKIIDMPPSVVANVLASQAFSIPLVIFIMLTLVSQMAAGTMASEKENKTLETLLTLPVSRTAIVAGKMMGTGVMGLIAAIAYMIGMKRYLGTFSQSNISLEELGLHVTPLGMALFALTIFLAITFALSLAMLLGIFAEDIRSAGTLVSAVMMPLLFPTFIFMVTDVEALPAIIKYALLAIPFSHPVLASRAMLLGDYGHLYVSVAYLAFVSAAMLYVTARFFRTEKLLTARLKFGKKKR, from the coding sequence ATGAGCGACTTCTGGGTAATATTCATGAAGGAGCTAAAGCATATGCTGAGGGACAGGGGCCTGATATTCGGAATAATCATCGTTCCTCTCATTCTGTACCCGGCACTCGGGCAGGTTGTCCAGCTTGGCATGGAGCAGGCTCAGGAGGAAACGAAGGTCGTCATAGCTAACTTCGACGAGGGGCCTTATGGAGCTCTGCTGATAAAAGCCCTCATTGCCGCTCCGAACGTGACGGTCGTTCAGATAAACGCGTCGAGCGTTGACGAGGCTCTACAGGAAGCTATAAATGGGGACCAGAACGTTCTCGTGATCATTCCCGCCAACTTCTCAGAGAGCATTGAGGCCAACGAGAAGGCCGTCGTCGAGGTCTACGGCATATTCGGAGGGATGAGTCTCGGGATGAGGGAGAGCGTGAGTGAAGGAAGGATAAACGCCGTAGTTAACGTCCTTGGGGAGGAGCTGTCCAAGCTGAAGCTTAAGAACTTTGGAAACCCAGAGGCGGTTCTCCATCCCATAGAGGTTAGGGGATACTCCGTGCTGAGGGGTAAAATAATAGATATGCCTCCCTCCGTCGTGGCAAACGTGCTTGCCTCGCAGGCTTTCTCGATACCGCTTGTAATATTCATAATGCTCACGCTCGTGTCCCAAATGGCCGCTGGAACAATGGCGAGCGAGAAGGAGAATAAGACCCTTGAGACACTCTTGACCCTGCCGGTGTCGAGAACGGCCATAGTGGCGGGCAAGATGATGGGAACGGGTGTCATGGGTCTCATTGCGGCGATAGCCTATATGATTGGCATGAAGCGTTACCTTGGAACCTTCTCCCAGTCCAATATCAGCTTGGAGGAGCTGGGCCTACACGTAACACCCCTTGGCATGGCCCTCTTCGCCCTGACAATATTCCTTGCAATAACCTTCGCCCTCTCCCTTGCGATGCTACTCGGGATATTCGCCGAGGACATCAGGAGCGCCGGGACGCTCGTGAGCGCAGTCATGATGCCCCTGCTCTTTCCAACGTTCATATTCATGGTTACCGATGTCGAAGCACTTCCCGCAATAATCAAATACGCCCTGCTGGCGATTCCCTTCAGCCACCCAGTGCTTGCCTCAAGGGCCATGCTCCTGGGGGACTACGGCCATCTCTACGTCAGCGTTGCCTACTTAGCCTTTGTCTCGGCGGCAATGCTCTACGTGACGGCAAGGTTCTTCAGGACGGAGAAGCTCTTGACGGCGAGGCTAAAGTTCGGGAAGAAGAAGCGGTGA
- a CDS encoding RtcB family protein — protein sequence MVPLKRIDKIRWEIPKFDRRMRVPGRVYADEVLLQKMKQDRTLEQAANVAMLPGIYKYSIVMPDGHQGYGFPIGGVAAFDVNEGVISPGGIGYDINCGVRLIRTNLTEKDVRPRIKELVDTLFKNVPSGLGSQGRVRLHWTQLDDVLADGAKWAVDNGYGWERDLERLEEGGRMEGADPNAVSQRAKQRGAPQLGSLGSGNHFLEVQVVDKVFDPEIAKAYGLFEGQVVVMVHTGSRGLGHQVASDYLRIMERAVRKYGLPWPDRELVSVPFQSEEGQKYFSAMKAAANFAWANRQMITHWVRESFQEVFRQDPEDMGMEIVYDVAHNIGKVEEHVVNGKKVRVIVHRKGATRAFPPGHEAVPKVYRHVGQPVLIPGSMGTASYVLAGTEGAMEETFGSTCHGAGRVLSRKAATRQYRGDRIRQELLQRGIYVRAASMRVVAEEAPGAYKNVDNVVKVVSEAGIAKLVARMRPIGVAKG from the coding sequence GTGGTCCCGCTGAAAAGGATAGATAAGATAAGGTGGGAGATACCGAAGTTCGACAGGAGAATGCGTGTTCCGGGGAGGGTTTATGCTGACGAGGTTCTGCTCCAGAAGATGAAGCAGGATAGGACACTTGAGCAGGCCGCCAACGTTGCAATGCTTCCGGGCATCTACAAGTACTCCATAGTCATGCCCGACGGCCACCAGGGCTACGGCTTCCCAATAGGTGGCGTTGCGGCCTTTGACGTAAACGAGGGTGTTATAAGCCCCGGAGGAATCGGCTACGACATAAACTGCGGCGTCAGGCTCATAAGAACCAACCTTACCGAGAAGGATGTCAGGCCAAGGATTAAGGAGCTCGTCGACACGCTTTTCAAGAACGTTCCGAGCGGTCTCGGCAGCCAGGGCCGCGTCAGGCTACACTGGACCCAGCTTGACGATGTTCTTGCCGATGGAGCCAAGTGGGCAGTCGACAACGGTTACGGATGGGAGAGGGACCTGGAAAGGCTTGAGGAAGGCGGCAGAATGGAAGGAGCAGATCCGAACGCAGTGAGCCAGAGGGCAAAGCAGAGAGGTGCTCCTCAGCTCGGTTCTCTCGGCTCTGGAAACCACTTCCTCGAGGTTCAGGTCGTTGATAAGGTTTTCGACCCCGAAATAGCCAAGGCCTATGGACTCTTCGAGGGACAGGTCGTTGTCATGGTTCACACAGGATCAAGAGGTTTGGGCCACCAGGTGGCGAGCGACTACCTCAGAATAATGGAGAGGGCCGTGAGGAAATACGGTCTTCCCTGGCCCGACCGCGAGCTTGTGAGCGTTCCCTTCCAGAGCGAAGAAGGTCAGAAGTACTTCAGCGCCATGAAGGCTGCTGCCAACTTCGCCTGGGCCAACAGGCAGATGATAACACACTGGGTCAGGGAGAGCTTCCAGGAGGTCTTCAGGCAGGATCCCGAGGACATGGGAATGGAGATCGTTTACGACGTGGCCCACAACATAGGTAAGGTCGAGGAGCACGTCGTTAATGGGAAGAAAGTCAGGGTCATCGTCCACAGGAAGGGAGCCACGAGAGCCTTCCCGCCCGGCCATGAGGCCGTGCCGAAGGTATACCGCCACGTCGGCCAGCCCGTCCTCATCCCGGGAAGCATGGGAACGGCCAGCTACGTCCTAGCGGGAACGGAGGGTGCCATGGAGGAGACCTTCGGTTCCACCTGCCACGGTGCCGGGAGGGTGCTGAGCAGGAAGGCTGCCACGAGGCAGTACCGCGGCGACAGGATAAGGCAGGAGCTTCTCCAGAGGGGAATCTACGTCAGAGCTGCTAGTATGCGTGTGGTCGCCGAAGAAGCCCCGGGAGCCTACAAGAACGTGGACAACGTCGTCAAAGTTGTCAGCGAGGCCGGAATAGCGAAGCTCGTCGCCAGGATGAGGCCCATAGGCGTCGCGAAGGGATGA
- the mtnA gene encoding S-methyl-5-thioribose-1-phosphate isomerase has product MLKYRPEELTKLPRSVEYKAGTVYIIDQTKLPAEFKIIALRTVEEVAEAIKTMKVRGAPAIGATAAFGLALYAETSKAKTKEDFFAGFYKAYETLKNTRPTAVNLFWALNRVKELAEEHREDSLDEIKRLIVEEAQRIADEDVEANLRMGHYGAEVLPEGNVLTHCNAGSLATVHLGTVGAVLRVMHKEGTLKLLWVDETRPVLQGARLSAWEYSYDGIPLKLIADNAAAFVMQQGKVDAIIVGADRIVANGDFANKIGTYMLAVLAREHGIPFFTVAPLSTIDMSLKSGKDIPIEERSPEEVLRCGGCRVAPDVDVYNPAFDVTPHKYLTGIITDRGVVWPPFKRNLKKLFGEIY; this is encoded by the coding sequence ATGCTGAAGTATAGGCCCGAGGAGCTTACGAAGCTGCCGAGGAGCGTGGAGTACAAGGCGGGCACGGTCTACATCATCGATCAGACGAAACTACCGGCGGAGTTTAAAATTATTGCCCTAAGGACCGTTGAGGAAGTTGCTGAGGCCATAAAGACTATGAAGGTGCGCGGTGCTCCTGCCATCGGAGCGACGGCCGCCTTCGGCCTGGCCCTCTATGCAGAGACCTCGAAGGCAAAGACCAAGGAAGATTTCTTCGCCGGTTTCTACAAGGCCTACGAGACCCTCAAGAACACGAGACCCACCGCTGTGAACCTCTTTTGGGCCCTCAACAGGGTTAAGGAGCTCGCTGAGGAGCACCGGGAGGATTCACTCGACGAGATCAAACGCCTGATTGTCGAGGAGGCTCAGAGGATTGCCGATGAGGATGTAGAGGCGAACCTCAGGATGGGTCACTACGGTGCGGAAGTTCTGCCCGAGGGCAACGTTCTAACGCACTGCAACGCCGGTAGCTTGGCAACCGTCCACCTCGGCACGGTGGGGGCTGTCCTTAGGGTGATGCACAAGGAGGGGACGCTAAAACTCCTCTGGGTGGACGAAACGAGGCCGGTACTACAAGGAGCGAGGCTTTCGGCCTGGGAGTACAGCTATGACGGAATACCGCTCAAGCTCATAGCTGACAACGCAGCCGCCTTCGTAATGCAGCAGGGGAAGGTCGACGCGATAATCGTTGGAGCAGACAGGATAGTGGCCAACGGAGACTTCGCCAACAAGATAGGAACCTACATGCTAGCAGTTCTCGCGAGGGAGCACGGAATACCCTTCTTCACGGTGGCACCTCTCTCGACGATTGATATGAGCCTGAAGAGTGGTAAAGATATTCCGATAGAGGAGCGCTCACCCGAGGAGGTCCTAAGGTGCGGGGGCTGTAGGGTGGCACCAGATGTAGACGTCTACAACCCTGCCTTCGATGTAACCCCGCACAAATACCTCACGGGAATAATAACGGACAGGGGTGTAGTTTGGCCACCATTCAAAAGGAACCTCAAAAAGTTATTTGGGGAAATTTATTGA
- a CDS encoding TatD family hydrolase — MIILDNHFHVDPFKGLFLEAVKQFHRAGGTHLVVVYKTAHDYGFPGLKAEDFIKAMDFHVELVERINKETPVKAYAVVGVHPAEFVYLAEQKGLEYAKGEVMKALEYAQKLCLEGKAIAIGEIGRPHFDVPSEVWEASIELMKYGMTLAKEADCAVQLHTESFDEAKFRELGEIVREVGIKPYRVVKHFSPPLVRVAEEVGVFPSIIASRKNIEEAIRQGNRFMMETDYIDDKRRPGAVLGPKTVPRKTKAFLQSGLFREEDVYKIHVENPEKVYGVEMTE; from the coding sequence ATGATAATTCTGGACAACCACTTTCACGTCGATCCGTTCAAGGGGCTCTTCCTCGAGGCGGTTAAGCAGTTTCATCGCGCTGGAGGCACTCACTTGGTAGTCGTGTATAAAACGGCCCACGACTACGGCTTTCCCGGCCTTAAGGCAGAGGACTTCATCAAGGCAATGGATTTCCACGTTGAACTCGTGGAGAGGATAAACAAGGAGACACCTGTTAAGGCCTACGCCGTCGTCGGTGTGCATCCGGCCGAGTTCGTATACTTGGCAGAGCAGAAGGGCCTCGAATATGCCAAGGGTGAAGTCATGAAAGCCCTCGAATACGCCCAAAAGCTGTGCCTTGAAGGAAAGGCTATAGCGATAGGCGAGATTGGCAGACCGCACTTTGATGTTCCTTCTGAAGTGTGGGAGGCTAGCATCGAGCTCATGAAGTATGGAATGACCCTCGCGAAAGAAGCTGATTGCGCCGTGCAATTGCATACCGAGAGCTTCGATGAGGCGAAGTTCAGGGAGCTTGGCGAAATCGTGAGGGAGGTTGGCATAAAGCCCTACCGCGTTGTTAAACACTTCTCGCCACCGCTGGTTAGAGTGGCCGAGGAGGTAGGTGTCTTCCCGAGCATCATAGCGAGCCGGAAGAACATCGAGGAGGCCATAAGGCAGGGAAACCGCTTCATGATGGAGACAGATTACATAGACGACAAGCGCCGTCCTGGAGCAGTTCTCGGTCCGAAGACAGTTCCCCGGAAAACGAAGGCGTTCTTGCAGAGTGGCCTCTTCAGGGAAGAGGACGTTTACAAGATTCACGTGGAAAATCCGGAGAAGGTGTACGGAGTTGAAATGACCGAGTAG
- the pbp11 gene encoding tRNA-binding protein Pbp11 translates to MGLLDRLFGRKIERIQIASREPIGSFRVEDVFRVMGRHVLVGEVLGGVIYPGYKVKGEGVAEIYKIQMERREVEFAISGDRVALILEGSLKARKGDVLEVYRA, encoded by the coding sequence ATGGGGTTGTTGGACAGATTGTTTGGGAGGAAGATTGAACGTATCCAGATAGCCTCACGGGAACCCATCGGGAGCTTTCGCGTTGAGGACGTCTTCAGGGTCATGGGGAGGCATGTCCTTGTCGGTGAGGTCCTCGGGGGAGTCATATATCCCGGCTACAAGGTGAAGGGTGAAGGTGTGGCCGAAATATATAAAATTCAGATGGAGAGGAGGGAGGTAGAATTCGCAATTTCAGGCGACAGGGTTGCCCTAATCTTGGAGGGAAGCCTAAAGGCAAGAAAGGGAGATGTACTTGAGGTGTACCGGGCATGA